The genome window ATGGCGTTGCCTCACCCAGTCTCGCTCGATGTATCTTGATTTCCTCCACTGGCCGATCGTCCTTGTCCGTTCGCACAGCTTCTAATCTCTGAATGGTCTTCATGCCAGAAGATACACGACCGAATATCGTGTGCTTTCCGTCCAGATAAGGTGTTGGGGCCTAGACGAAAGACTATAGTTAGTTACCAGTTCCGACGGCGACAAGAAGTTTACGAACACatgtgatgaagaattgAGAACCTTTTGGTTGAACACACATTAATCTCACATTAATGTATGTAAATTTGGAGGCTCACCATTGGTGTTCGGTCCAGAATTAGCCATGGCCAGGATTCCCGCACCAACAAATCTCAGCTCGGGGTGGATTTCGTCGGCAAACCTGTCACCATAAATCGATGTTCCGCCTCGCCCCGTTCCCGTTGGATCACCACCTTGGATCATAAAGTTCTGTTCATGATAAATATGGAACAGATATTTCATTTTAGAAGTTGCGGACTTACCGGGATAATGCGATGGAAAATGACACCATTATAATAGCCTCGCTCCGCCAGCTTAGCAAAGTTGTTACATGTCTGCCATCCAATTGTTAGTCATGGAATTCACGAGATAAACAGCTGTCATTACTAACTTTAGGTGCATGAGCTGTATACAGCTCGACAGTGAATGAGCCGACAGAAGTGTCAAATGTGACATATGTTGGTGAAGGGCCTGACATGGTTATGAAGGGCTGTGGTGGTCCAGTTGGCTTTAAACCTGTCGAGTTGGCAGCACAGATTGGATTGATTGAATTGTAGGTACTCTCTCGCAAAGAGTATTTTTTATAAGTCTCCAGATGTAATAGACGAGTGTCggataaagaagaagtgcaCGACAAAACGAACAGCGGAGCCCGTGATGATAGAAAGTAGAGTTAACGAAAACAAATGGATTAGGAATTATGAAAAAGACAAATCAATT of Cryptococcus tetragattii IND107 chromosome 3, whole genome shotgun sequence contains these proteins:
- a CDS encoding peptidyl-prolyl cis-trans isomerase-like 1 — translated: MSGPSPTYVTFDTSVGSFTVELYTAHAPKTCNNFAKLAERGYYNGVIFHRIIPNFMIQGGDPTGTGRGGTSIYGDRFADEIHPELRFVGAGILAMANSGPNTNGSQFFITCAPTPYLDGKHTIFGRVSSGMKTIQRLEAVRTDKDDRPVEEIKIHRARLGEATPSGALAVAMPA